The Streptomyces sp. NBC_00162 sequence ATGACGAGGTGCAGATGATGACGCCGCGCTGCGCCTTGAGCATGTGCGGAATCTCGTACTTGATCGCGAGGAACACTCCCCGGGCGTTGGTGGCCTGGACGTCATCCCACTCCTCGACGCTCATCTCATGGGGTAGTTTGCCGCCGCCGATGCCGGCGTTGTTGAAGGCGACGTCGATGCCGCCGTAACGGCTCGCGACTCGGTCGACGAAGCCGCGAACCTGGGCGTCCACGCGGACATCGGCCTCGATGTACGTGGCTTCGCCGCCCGCGTCCCGGATCTCGCGTTCCACCTGGCGCCCCAACTCGGCTCGTCTGCCACAGAATCCGACGTGGGCGCCCTCAAGGGCGAACGCCTTCGCTGCCGCCCTGCCTATGCCGGATGTGCCACCCGTGATGAGCACGGACTTTCCCTGGAAGCGGCCGGCCTTGGTGCGGGACCTCGGCTGGGCGCCGGTCGCGTGGGCGGTGGTGCCGAAGGCCGCGCTCCCCAGCCCCAGAGCGGCCGCACCACCGAGGAGGGACCGCCGCCCCATGGCGGTGGATTCTGCGTCTGCGTTGGCACTCGTGCCCGTATGCGCATTGGTATCCATGACGATCACTCTTGCCGCCCGACCCGGGTTCCCGACTCCCTCCACGGGCCGGACATCGCGGCCGGTGGGAGGAGGTGGCCTCCTCCCATGGCAGGACCCGGGCGCACGGGCGTCCGCCTATCGTGGGCGTGTGAACAGAGCTTGGATTGAGCCTGCGTTCGACAGAAGATTCGCCGGCATGCGGATCCTTGCGCTTGCCGGCGTAATGGTCGGCTATTTCCTGCTGCTGCAGCGGCCCTCCGGGGCACGAGACTGGAGCCTCGCCGCAGCCGGGCTCGTGCTGTGCCTGGCCGCGGGGAAATGGGTGTTCGGTGCGCTCCTGGCGCAGTCGGTCCTGCTCGTTGCCGCACACACGCTGGGCGCGAGCATCGTTCCTTCGTTGAAGGTGCTGGCCGCCGTTACTCTCTTCGAGCTGGCGGTACAGCAGTCCGGACGCTGCCTCGCCGCCGGGACGACGGGACTGGCACTTGCCGTCGCCGTGAACCGCTTCGAAGACCTGCCCGGCGAACTCCTGCCGGTGCTCTACAAGATGGGTATCGTCGCAGGCCTGCCGCTGCTCCTGGGCGCGTACGTACGCGTGACCCGCGACGCTGCGGTGCATGCCCGTCGACACGCGGAACA is a genomic window containing:
- a CDS encoding SDR family NAD(P)-dependent oxidoreductase produces the protein MDTNAHTGTSANADAESTAMGRRSLLGGAAALGLGSAAFGTTAHATGAQPRSRTKAGRFQGKSVLITGGTSGIGRAAAKAFALEGAHVGFCGRRAELGRQVEREIRDAGGEATYIEADVRVDAQVRGFVDRVASRYGGIDVAFNNAGIGGGKLPHEMSVEEWDDVQATNARGVFLAIKYEIPHMLKAQRGVIICTSSSAAEQARPNGAAYTASKRAVQGMVKSAALAYGPKGIRLNALLPGTTDTPFVRPPGIPDADWVKYKQAWGPLNVDGLERMAEAEEIARAVLGLASDDFPYMTGASITVDGGSTAGRKMIQPSGT